The following are encoded in a window of Rosa chinensis cultivar Old Blush chromosome 4, RchiOBHm-V2, whole genome shotgun sequence genomic DNA:
- the LOC112199709 gene encoding F-box protein At3g56470-like: protein MTRRNKLNKYAAVTFSSYLSAWPDLLFLILDKLLEPIDHVRCALVCKEWHSLAKEYNLTTQRWHRVLPMLMISAGSSKTLYSVSEGKNYIKNVQLPYKRKRFCGSSHGWLAIVDKISRDITLMNPFAQAMAPIHLPHLNEDVSKVILSADPALNPNSYMVIAIYNSIHLAFP from the coding sequence ATGACCAGACGAAATAAATTGAATAAATACGCTGCAGTTACCTTTAGTAGCTACTTATCAGCATGGCCTGATCTTCTCTTTTTGATTCTGGACAAGTTGTTGGAACCCATTGACCATGTTCGTTGTGCTCTCGTCTGCAAGGAATGGCATTCCCTTGCAAAAGAATATAATCTTACAACGCAGCGCTGGCACAGGGTACTTCCTATGCTCATGATATCTGCCGGATCCTCAAAAACGCTGTACAGTGTTTCCGAAGGAAAAAACTACATTAAAAATGTTCAGCTTCCGTACAAACGTAAGAGGTTTTGTGGCTCTAGCCATGGTTGGTTGGCCATAGTAGACAAAATTAGTCGTGACATAACTCTCATGAACCCTTTTGCACAAGCAATGGCGCCCATTCATCTCCCTCATTTGAATGAGGACGTCTCAAAGGTCATCCTATCTGCTGATCCTGCTTTGAATCCGAATAGTTATATGGTTATAGCAATCTACAATTCGATACACTTGGCTTTTCCTTAA
- the LOC112198449 gene encoding probable methyltransferase PMT5, with protein sequence MRSSWLSKLSLIFGPRPPLNWLLLCLVSVLALIAVLGSSSSSTFDSLTPSSVPDIYTNYRRLKEQAAVDYLELRSLSLGGSREKELGLCGRDKEHSVPCYNVSANLLAGYKDGEEFDRHCEVSRDREQCLVRPPKDYKIPLRWPAGRDVIWSGNVKITKDQFLSSGSMTKRLMLLEENQISFHSEDGLIFDGVKDYSRQIAEMLGLSSDSEFPQAGVHTVLDIGCGFGSFGAHLVSLKLMAICIAAYEATGSQVQLALERGLPAMIGNFITRQLPYPSLSFEMVHCAQCGILWDKKDGMFLLEVDRVLKPGGYFVLTSPTSQPYGSSSTMKEGIATDSSLMEELTQKICWTLLAQKYETFIWQKTVDSNCYTSRKQGAIPLCQEEHEVQSYYKPLVSCISGTMSKRWTPIRNRSSSQWNSSKLEVHEVQPDDFFEDLQVWRSALKNYWSLLTPLIFSDHPKRPGDEDPLPPFNMIRNVLDMSAHYGGLNAAFLEEKKSVWVMNVVPVNAPYTLPLILDQGFAGVLHDWCEPFPTYPRTYDLLHANGLLSHLSSERCSMMDLFLEMDRILRPEGWVVLCDKVGAIEMARMFATQVRWEARVIDPQNGSDQRLLVCQKPFVKK encoded by the exons ATGAGAAGCTCCTGGTTGAGTAAACTCTCTCTCATTTTTGGCCCTAGACCACCCCTCAACTGGTTACTCTTGTGCCTCGTGAGTGTACTTGCACTAATTGCAGTGTTGGGATCATCATCTTCAAGTACATTTGATTCTTTAACCCCTAGTTCAGTACCAGACATCTACACAAACTATAGGAGGCTAAAAGAGCAAGCGGCAGTTGATTATTTGGAGCTGAGGTCTCTCTCACTGGGGGGTAGTAGAGAAAAAGAGCTTGGCCTTTGTGGCAGAGATAAAGAACACTCTGTGCCTTGTTACAATGTTTCAGCAAATCTTTTAGCCGGGTATAAAGATGGGGAGGAGTTTGATCGGCATTGTGAAGTATCAAGAGACAGAGAACAGTGTCTAGTTCGCCCCCCTAAGGACTATAAGATCCCTCTGAGGTGGCCAGCTGGTAGGGACGTGATATGGAGTGGAAACGTGAAGATAACCAAAGACCAATTTCTGTCATCTGGAAGCATGACCAAAAG GTTGATGTTACTAGAAGAAAATCAAATTTCCTTCCACTCTGAGGATGGTTTGATTTTTGATGGTGTCAAGGATTATTCTCGTCAAATTGCTGAGATGCTGGGTTTGAGCAGTGACTCTGAATTTCCTCAAGCTGGT GTTCACACAGTACTAGATATTGGTTGTGGTTTTGGTAGCTTTGGCGCTCATTTAGTATCCCTAAAGTTAATGGCTATTTGTATTGCGGCATATGAGGCAACTGGCAGTCAAGTTCAGTTGGCCCTTGAGAGAGGTCTTCCAGCAATGATCGGCAACTTCATCACAAGACAACTTCCATATCCATCTCTGTCATTTGAAATGGTTCATTGTGCTCAATGTGGTATTCTTTGGGACAAAAAAG ATGGGATGTTTCTTTTAGAAGTTGACCGGGTACTCAAGCCTGGAGGTTACTTTGTTTTAACCTCACCCACAAGCCAGCCATATGGAAGTTCATCGACTATGAAGGAGGGCATAGCTACAGACTCTTCACTAATGGAAGAATTAACCCAGAAAATCTGTTGGACTCTTTTGGCTCAAAAATATGAAACTTTTATCTGGCAGAAAACTGTGGATTCTAATTGCTATACATCTCG CAAGCAGGGTGCTATTCCACTTTGTCAAGAAGAGCATGAGGTTCAGTCATATTATAAGCCCCTAGTATCGTGTATAAGTGGGACCATGAGCAAACGCTGGACTCCAATCCGAAATAGGTCTAGTTCCCAGTGGAACTCATCTAAGCTTGAAGTTCATG aaGTTCAGCCTGATGATTTCTTTGAAGACTTACAGGTTTGGAGATCAGCTCTAAAGAACTATTGGTCTTTGCTTACCCCTTTGATTTTCTCTGACCACCCCAAGAGACCAGGCGATGAAGACCCTTTACCTCCCTTCAACATGATACGCAATGTGCTCGACATGAGTGCTCATTATGGGGGTTTAAATGCTGCTTTTCTGGAGGAAAAGAAATCAGTCTGGGTGATGAATGTTGTGCCTGTTAATGCTCCCTATACACTTCCTCTCATACTAGATCAAGGTTTTGCTGGTGTTTTGCATGACTG GTGCGAACCATTCCCAACATATCCTCGAACATATGATCTGCTGCATGCAAATGGGCTGCTCTCACACCTGTCTTCAGAGAGGTGCAGCATGATGGACTTATTCTTGGAGATGGACCGGATTCTGCGCCCTgag GGCTGGGTTGTTCTCTGTGATAAAGTGGGAGCTATAGAGATGGCACGCATGTTTGCTACCCAAGTACGTTGGGAAGCAAGGGTGATTGACCCTCAGAATGGCAGTGACCAGAGACTACTTGTATGCCAAAAACCATTTGTGAAAAAATGA
- the LOC112197456 gene encoding protein KTI12 homolog, whose translation MALVVICGQPCSGKSMAAVCLAEALKESGSNHTVRVIDETSFHLDRNQSYANMPAEKNLRGVLRSEVDRSVSRDSIIIVDSLNSIKGYRYELWCLARAAGIRYCVVYCDADETHCRKWNEERREKGEDAYDDKIFEDLVRRFETPDRRNRWDSPLFELWPHREGIVASSAAILDAISYLTKKVDSKTRDVKTLQPTIATQNTRFSEANSLYELDRATQEVSNAIVEAQSQALGGPLNGVSVGQGLPPINISRPVGLPELRSLRRTFIKLTGQTSLSGRPPPSDADSAKRMFVDYLNRELANA comes from the coding sequence ATGGCATTAGTTGTGATTTGTGGGCAACCCTGCAGTGGGAAGTCAATGGCTGCCGTCTGCCTAGCTGAGGCTCTCAAAGAATCCGGGTCGAATCATACTGTCAGGGTTATTGATGAAACTTCCTTTCATCTTGACCGCAATCAGAGCTATGCCAATATGCCTGCGGAGAAGAATTTAAGAGGGGTGCTGAGATCTGAAGTTGATAGATCGGTGTCAAGAGACAGTATCATAATTGTAGATTCTTTGAATAGCATCAAGGGTTATAGGTACGAGCTGTGGTGTTTGGCTCGTGCTGCAGGAATAAGGTATTGTGTGGTATATTGTGATGCTGATGAAACCCATTGTAGAAAATGGAATGAGGAGCGCAGGGAGAAGGGAGAAGATGCTTATGAtgataagatttttgaagaTTTGGTAAGGAGATTTGAGACACCAGATAGAAGAAATCGGTGGGATTCCCCTTTGTTTGAGTTATGGCCACATAGAGAAGGTATAGTAGCATCTTCTGCTGCCATTCTAGATGCGATTTCGTATCTGACAAAGAAGGTAGACTCAAAGACACGGGATGTTAAAACTTTGCAGCCAACTATTGCAACACAGAACACACGGTTTTCTGAGGCAAACTCTCTGTATGAGTTGGACCGAGCTACACAGGAGGTGTCCAATGCAATTGTGGAAGCACAATCACAGGCACTTGGCGGACCTTTAAATGGAGTTTCTGTTGGTCAGGGGTTACCACCTATCAATATTTCTAGACCAGTAGGCCTTCCAGAGCTTCGAAGCTTGCGGCGAACTTTCATAAAATTGACAGGGCAAACGAGTTTAAGTGGGCGACCGCCACCTTCTGATGCAGACAGTGCAAAGAGGATGTTTGTTGATTACTTGAACAGGGAACTGGCAAATGCGTGA
- the LOC112200278 gene encoding NAC domain-containing protein 41 yields MLSWVFIIVFMAFSPSASKKKGDFDLLKCSKVDVGKKEKELKLPTGYRFSPDDDELVLFYLVNKILGRTLPITDVIKEIDLYENDPDQLPLDDYRHGTKCNEAYYFTNVEQIYSSEGKVTKRTTKGGYWKVTSEGKQVIYGDDKVVVGFKTSMLFNKGHVPAPKGSISSFVMHEYRVNPSIVPVDVLNDSIRAKIERFVVCKIVSKEARPAYKLPPELLSHGEDAKSN; encoded by the exons ATGTTGAGTTGGGTTTTCATCATTGTGTTCATGGCATTCTCTCCCTCGGCTTCCAAGAAGAAAGGAGACTTCGATCTGTTGAAGTGTTCAAAAGTTGATGttgggaagaaagaaaaagagctGAAGTTACCTACAGGCTATAGGTTTTCTCCGGACGATGATGAGTTAGTTCTGTTTTACTTGGTTAACAAAATTCTAGGTCGTACACTACCCATAACTGATGTTATCAAAGAGATCGATTTATATGAGAATGATCCGGATCAGCTGCCTCTAG ATGATTACAGACATGGTACCAAGTGCAACGAAGCCTATTATTTCACCAATGTTGAACAAATTTACAGTAGCGAAGGGAAGGTCACCAAGAGAACCACAAAGGGTGGTTACTGGAAGGTAACTAGTGAGGGGAAACAGGTTATATATGGAGACGACAAAGTAGTTGTTGGGTTTAAAACCTCTATGTTATTCAATAAAGGACATGTTCCAGCACCAAAAGGGAGCATAAGTTCCTTTGTCATGCATGAGTACAGAGTTAATCCCAGCATAGTTCCTGTTGATGTGCTGAATGACAGCATAAGGGCAAAG atTGAGAGATTTGTGGTATGCAAAATTGTAAGCAAAGAGGCTCGTCCTGCATATAAACTTCCGCCAGAACTGCTTAGCCATGGAGAAGATGCAAAATCAAATTGA